The following are from one region of the Actinopolyspora halophila DSM 43834 genome:
- a CDS encoding GNAT family N-acetyltransferase has product MRDPGVVRVREAVADDWPAIWKFLRHIVSAGETFCWPRDIAEPAARASWMRQSPGRTLVAVDERGSVLGTAEMHPNHAGPGAHVANAGFMVDPDHSGKGVGRVLGEHVLEQARSDGYRAMQFNAVVETNTGAVELWLSLGFEILTTVPEAFEHPEKGLVGLHIMHRRL; this is encoded by the coding sequence ATGCGGGACCCTGGTGTGGTGCGTGTCCGAGAAGCAGTGGCCGATGACTGGCCCGCGATCTGGAAGTTTCTGCGTCACATCGTCTCGGCCGGGGAGACCTTCTGCTGGCCGCGCGACATCGCCGAACCGGCAGCCCGCGCGTCCTGGATGCGCCAGTCCCCCGGTCGCACTCTCGTCGCCGTCGACGAGCGGGGGAGCGTGCTGGGTACGGCCGAGATGCATCCGAACCACGCGGGTCCGGGGGCGCACGTGGCCAACGCCGGGTTCATGGTCGACCCGGACCACTCCGGCAAGGGGGTCGGGCGCGTGCTCGGAGAGCACGTGCTGGAGCAGGCACGTTCCGACGGTTACCGCGCGATGCAGTTCAACGCGGTGGTGGAGACGAACACCGGTGCCGTCGAGCTGTGGCTCTCACTGGGATTCGAGATACTGACCACCGTTCCCGAGGCCTTCGAGCACCCCGAGAAGGGGCTCGTCGGCCTGCACATCATGCATCGCAGGCTCTGA
- a CDS encoding HAD family hydrolase, with product MAVSSGKPRAILFDLDGVLVDSEHLWDRIRREVTHEFGGRWADGATEAMMGMSTPEWSEYLVTELGVRLSPERVAETVIDRMGECYETEPPVIPGAAETVREVGGRFPTAIASSAPPRIIRAFLDATELGDIVRHTVSSEETRAGKPAPDVYLRAAEGLAVPAEECVAVEDSSSGLRAAAASGATVVAVPNPHFPPAEDALGLARTRLEGIAELPRTLAELFD from the coding sequence GTGGCAGTCAGTAGCGGAAAACCGCGCGCGATCCTTTTCGACCTCGACGGGGTGCTCGTCGACTCCGAGCACCTCTGGGACCGGATCCGACGGGAGGTCACCCACGAGTTCGGTGGGCGATGGGCCGACGGGGCAACCGAGGCCATGATGGGGATGAGCACCCCGGAATGGTCCGAGTACCTGGTCACGGAACTGGGGGTGCGGCTCTCCCCGGAGCGGGTCGCCGAAACGGTCATCGACCGGATGGGTGAGTGCTACGAGACCGAGCCCCCGGTGATCCCCGGAGCGGCGGAAACGGTCCGCGAGGTCGGCGGTCGGTTCCCGACGGCGATCGCGAGCTCCGCCCCGCCCCGCATAATCCGGGCCTTCCTCGACGCGACCGAGCTGGGCGACATCGTGCGCCACACCGTTTCCAGCGAGGAGACGCGAGCCGGGAAACCGGCCCCGGACGTCTACCTGCGGGCGGCCGAAGGGCTGGCGGTGCCCGCGGAGGAGTGCGTGGCAGTGGAGGACTCGAGCAGCGGGCTGCGCGCCGCCGCGGCCTCCGGAGCCACCGTTGTCGCCGTGCCGAACCCGCACTTCCCACCTGCCGAGGACGCGCTGGGGCTCGCCCGGACCAGGTTGGAAGGGATCGCGGAACTTCCCCGAACCCTCGCCGAGCTGTTCGACTGA
- a CDS encoding MFS transporter produces MSASSDVRLLEVFKGQPKAVWITAFAAVIAFMGIGLVDPILRSIAEALDAGPEQVTLLFSSYLGVQVVAMLITGAFSARFGAKRTVVTGLALIVLATLACALAGSVVQLVALRAVWGLGNALFIATALSVIVGAASGGQQAAILLYEAALGIGLSTGPLLGALLGHLSWRGPFAGTAVLMAIALILSVSFLPSDGGRSRDPIKLLDPLRALRHGALLRTSIGSALYTAAFFTVLAWSPFVLEFGAIAVGLVFFGWGICVAVAGVTLAPRLANRLGELGGTVLAVLMYAALLAIMTIDNKAVLIVAIVVSGLASGLLNTLFTGSAMSVSKAPRPVASAGYNFCRWLGGALAATLVSHIATWFGSQQAPFAVGAVACLIAAGLLALGLRSGRADPHEVPQEAAVVGEEF; encoded by the coding sequence ATGAGCGCGTCATCAGACGTCCGGTTGCTCGAAGTCTTCAAGGGACAGCCCAAAGCCGTCTGGATCACGGCCTTCGCCGCCGTGATCGCCTTCATGGGCATCGGCCTGGTCGACCCGATCCTGCGTTCCATCGCGGAAGCGCTCGACGCCGGCCCCGAGCAGGTGACGCTGCTGTTCTCCTCCTACCTCGGCGTCCAGGTGGTCGCCATGCTGATCACGGGTGCTTTCAGCGCCCGCTTCGGGGCGAAGCGGACCGTGGTCACGGGACTGGCGCTGATCGTGCTCGCCACGCTGGCCTGCGCCCTGGCCGGTTCGGTCGTGCAGCTCGTGGCGTTGCGCGCGGTCTGGGGGCTCGGCAACGCCCTGTTCATCGCCACGGCCCTCTCGGTGATCGTCGGAGCGGCCAGCGGTGGCCAGCAGGCCGCGATCCTGCTCTACGAGGCGGCGCTGGGCATCGGACTGTCCACGGGACCGCTGCTCGGAGCGCTGCTCGGACACCTGTCCTGGCGCGGCCCCTTCGCCGGGACCGCGGTGCTGATGGCCATCGCGCTCATCCTCTCCGTGAGCTTTCTGCCCTCCGACGGCGGCAGGAGCAGGGATCCGATCAAGCTGCTGGACCCGCTGCGCGCCCTGCGCCACGGAGCGCTGCTGCGCACCTCGATCGGCTCCGCGCTGTACACCGCCGCGTTCTTCACGGTGCTCGCCTGGTCCCCCTTCGTACTCGAATTCGGCGCCATAGCCGTCGGTCTGGTGTTCTTCGGCTGGGGGATCTGCGTGGCCGTCGCGGGCGTGACCCTGGCCCCGCGGTTGGCCAACCGACTCGGCGAGCTCGGGGGGACGGTGCTGGCCGTGCTCATGTACGCCGCCCTGCTGGCGATCATGACCATCGACAACAAGGCGGTACTCATCGTGGCCATCGTGGTGAGCGGACTGGCCTCGGGACTGCTCAACACACTGTTCACCGGCAGCGCCATGAGCGTGAGCAAGGCACCTCGCCCCGTGGCCAGCGCGGGGTACAACTTCTGCCGCTGGTTGGGTGGTGCGCTGGCCGCGACGCTCGTCAGCCACATCGCGACCTGGTTCGGCTCGCAGCAGGCGCCGTTCGCCGTGGGCGCCGTTGCCTGCTTGATAGCCGCGGGCCTGCTCGCCCTCGGCCTGCGCTCCGGCCGGGCCGATCCGCACGAGGTCCCGCAGGAAGCCGCGGTCGTGGGCGAGGAGTTCTGA
- a CDS encoding PhoX family protein, translating to MSTNPADQRMIPLPLAPHHSASRSAVTCEYRCGNACSHDAPNTSANTYFGDVVRRALDRRGVLRAGAVLSFTAGLTAATGLPATARGKNPGSTPAPAGTDFDPVPPNTQDRVVIPEGYDQEVVIRWGDPVLAGAPEFDFENQSESAQQAQFGYNNDFAGLVPLDNAGIHSLLVVNHEYTTETHMFGDYDPENPTEEQVRTAWAAHGQSILLVKRDPARGGLTPLPGRYSRRITLNTEFAVRGPAAGSELLRTSADPEGSRVRGTLNNCAGGVTPWGTILSGEENFHQYFAHADQVTDPVTRQRMQRYGINTGASTRKWERFDERWDAREEPNEPNRFGWIVEIDPNDPSSTPVKHTALGRFKHEGATVRTAEDGRVVAYMGDDERFEYVYKFVSSGRVKRGRSAHARRHNMSLLDEGTLYVARFSGNSPASEIDGSGELPSDGEFDGAGEWLPLATGTTSHVPGFTAEEVYVFTRLAADRAEATKMDRPEDIEPNPVNGRVYCALTNNSNRGAPEHAPADEPNPRTGNKHGHVLELAEKSDDPTATRMAWRLLLVCGDPQQGDTYFGGFDKDQVSPISCPDNVTFDRHGNLWIATDGNELDSHDGLFAVPVEGPARGHVKQFLTVPNGAETCGPIVTDDLVTVCVQHPGENGPGAENPGSHWPDGGRAQPRPSLVAVWRTDGHHVGEIGRR from the coding sequence ATGTCCACCAACCCAGCCGACCAGCGCATGATCCCGTTGCCGCTGGCCCCCCACCACTCCGCCAGCCGATCGGCGGTCACCTGCGAATACCGTTGCGGCAACGCCTGCTCGCACGACGCACCGAACACCTCGGCCAACACGTACTTCGGTGACGTCGTCCGGCGTGCTCTCGACAGGCGCGGTGTCCTGCGGGCGGGCGCGGTACTGTCCTTCACGGCGGGACTGACGGCCGCCACCGGACTCCCGGCCACGGCGCGTGGGAAAAACCCCGGTTCCACCCCCGCGCCGGCGGGCACCGACTTCGATCCGGTCCCCCCGAACACTCAGGACCGGGTGGTCATCCCGGAGGGCTACGACCAAGAGGTCGTCATCCGCTGGGGCGACCCGGTGCTTGCCGGGGCTCCCGAATTCGACTTCGAGAACCAGAGCGAGTCCGCCCAACAGGCCCAGTTCGGCTACAACAACGACTTCGCGGGTCTGGTCCCGCTGGACAACGCGGGCATCCACAGCCTGCTGGTGGTCAATCACGAGTACACCACCGAAACCCACATGTTCGGCGACTACGACCCGGAGAACCCGACCGAGGAGCAGGTCCGGACCGCCTGGGCCGCCCACGGGCAGTCGATCCTGCTGGTCAAGCGCGACCCCGCCCGCGGAGGCCTCACCCCGCTGCCCGGTCGGTACAGCAGGCGCATCACGCTGAACACCGAGTTCGCCGTCCGCGGACCCGCCGCCGGAAGCGAACTGCTGCGGACCTCCGCCGACCCGGAGGGGTCCCGCGTCCGCGGCACGCTCAACAACTGCGCGGGTGGTGTCACCCCGTGGGGAACGATCCTCTCCGGCGAGGAGAACTTCCACCAGTACTTCGCCCACGCCGACCAGGTGACGGACCCGGTCACCAGGCAGCGGATGCAGCGCTACGGAATCAACACCGGGGCCAGCACCCGCAAGTGGGAACGGTTCGACGAACGCTGGGACGCCCGCGAGGAACCGAACGAGCCGAACCGGTTCGGCTGGATCGTCGAGATCGACCCCAACGACCCGAGCTCCACACCGGTCAAGCACACCGCGCTCGGACGCTTCAAGCACGAGGGAGCGACCGTCCGCACCGCCGAGGACGGCCGCGTGGTCGCCTACATGGGCGACGACGAGCGGTTCGAGTACGTCTACAAGTTCGTCTCGAGCGGCAGGGTGAAGCGGGGGCGCAGCGCCCACGCCCGGCGGCACAACATGTCGCTGCTGGACGAGGGCACGCTCTACGTGGCCAGGTTCTCGGGCAACAGTCCCGCTTCCGAGATCGACGGCAGCGGCGAACTGCCCTCCGACGGCGAGTTCGACGGCGCGGGCGAGTGGCTCCCGTTGGCCACGGGAACCACCTCGCACGTGCCGGGTTTCACGGCCGAGGAGGTCTACGTCTTCACCAGGCTCGCGGCCGACCGGGCCGAGGCCACGAAGATGGACCGGCCGGAGGACATCGAGCCCAACCCGGTCAACGGGCGGGTGTACTGCGCCCTGACCAACAACTCCAACCGGGGCGCACCGGAGCACGCTCCCGCTGACGAGCCCAACCCGCGCACGGGCAACAAGCACGGTCACGTGCTGGAGCTCGCCGAGAAGTCCGACGATCCCACCGCGACCAGGATGGCGTGGCGGCTGCTGCTGGTCTGCGGTGATCCGCAGCAGGGCGACACCTACTTCGGAGGGTTCGACAAGGACCAGGTCAGCCCCATCTCGTGCCCGGACAACGTGACCTTCGACCGGCACGGAAACCTGTGGATCGCCACCGACGGCAACGAGCTGGACTCGCACGACGGCCTGTTCGCGGTACCCGTGGAAGGTCCCGCACGGGGGCACGTCAAGCAGTTCCTCACCGTTCCCAACGGCGCCGAGACGTGCGGGCCGATCGTCACCGACGACCTCGTGACCGTCTGCGTCCAGCACCCCGGTGAGAACGGTCCCGGAGCGGAGAACCCCGGTTCGCACTGGCCGGACGGCGGCCGGGCACAACCCCGTCCCTCGCTGGTGGCCGTCTGGCGCACCGACGGACACCACGTCGGGGAGATCGGCAGGCGCTGA
- a CDS encoding SDR family oxidoreductase produces MTSRPTALVTGASRGVGAAVARSLSDTHDVLLGGRDEQALHKMAQDIPGSRPWPAELTDYDGIAEAAAGIDHLDVLVHSAGMVEIGSVSEAGVDSWRRTFELNLFAVTELTRTLLPALRAASGHVVLINSGAGLAAKPNWGSYAASKFALRAYADVLRGEESANGLRVTSVFPGRVATDMQREVRESEGGSFEPERYLRPESVADSVVSTVRAGSDSHMTEIVLRPND; encoded by the coding sequence ATGACTTCACGACCGACAGCACTGGTCACGGGCGCTTCACGCGGAGTCGGGGCGGCCGTGGCACGCTCGTTGTCCGACACGCACGACGTACTGCTCGGCGGCCGGGACGAACAGGCGCTGCACAAGATGGCGCAGGACATTCCCGGCTCGCGGCCGTGGCCGGCCGAGCTCACCGACTACGACGGGATCGCCGAGGCGGCCGCGGGCATCGACCACCTCGACGTGCTGGTGCACAGCGCGGGGATGGTCGAGATCGGCTCCGTTTCCGAAGCGGGTGTGGACTCGTGGCGGCGGACCTTCGAGCTGAACCTCTTCGCGGTCACCGAGTTGACCCGGACCCTGCTTCCCGCGCTGCGCGCCGCCTCCGGACACGTCGTGCTGATCAACTCGGGTGCGGGGCTGGCCGCGAAGCCGAACTGGGGGTCCTACGCGGCCAGCAAGTTCGCCCTGCGGGCCTACGCCGACGTGCTGCGCGGCGAGGAGTCCGCCAACGGGCTCCGGGTCACCTCCGTGTTCCCCGGACGCGTGGCCACGGACATGCAGCGCGAGGTGCGCGAGTCCGAGGGCGGTTCCTTCGAACCGGAGCGCTACCTGCGGCCGGAGTCGGTGGCCGACTCCGTCGTGTCCACGGTCCGGGCCGGTTCGGACTCCCACATGACGGAGATCGTGCTGCGCCCGAACGACTGA
- a CDS encoding amidohydrolase family protein codes for MARRLRAPLVLPCDPRCSVLRDAVVDIDEQGRISHCGSRAEAPEIDSETVVLDCAGMLLPGLVNAHAHSPMTLLRGMGGDLPLLRWLREVVWPAESELAPEDIRAGMRLGSLEMLRSGVTTSSEMYFSGESVAEAVLEVGSRAVIAPAVIAAPDLGELGGWRRMVADIGRWIDADGLRFGPGERIELAYGPHSAYTLPPEALRVIGEQARERGALVHTHVAETADEDAEQRRAYGSVPRMLAELGVLDGRVLAAHGVHLDEEDVRVLAASGAGVAHCPGSNAKLASGTAGLTELLEAGVPVGLGTDGPSSNDDLDLWEEIQLAGMFARLRTGDATALGSAAALLAATRGGARALHRDDIGTLESGRWADVVHVDTDNPAFVCGVDTTDERILSNLVWAAGAECVRDVWVAGESVLRGGEPTAVERAEVQEAARSSAKRIEG; via the coding sequence ATCGCTCGACGTCTACGTGCCCCCTTGGTGCTTCCCTGCGATCCGCGGTGCTCGGTGCTGCGCGACGCCGTTGTGGACATCGACGAGCAGGGCAGGATCTCCCACTGCGGTTCGCGCGCGGAGGCGCCCGAAATCGACTCGGAGACGGTGGTGCTGGACTGCGCGGGCATGTTGCTGCCCGGGTTGGTCAACGCCCACGCGCACAGCCCCATGACACTGCTGCGGGGAATGGGTGGGGACCTTCCGCTGCTCAGGTGGCTCCGCGAGGTGGTTTGGCCCGCGGAGTCGGAACTCGCCCCGGAGGACATCCGGGCGGGGATGAGGCTCGGAAGCCTGGAAATGCTGCGCTCGGGAGTCACCACGAGCAGCGAGATGTACTTCTCCGGCGAATCGGTCGCCGAGGCGGTGCTCGAGGTCGGTTCGCGCGCCGTGATCGCTCCGGCGGTGATCGCCGCTCCCGACCTGGGCGAGCTCGGTGGTTGGCGGCGAATGGTCGCCGACATCGGCCGCTGGATCGACGCGGACGGGCTGCGGTTCGGTCCGGGGGAGCGGATAGAACTGGCCTACGGGCCCCATTCCGCCTACACCCTGCCCCCGGAGGCCCTGCGCGTGATCGGGGAGCAGGCCCGCGAACGCGGCGCTCTCGTGCACACCCATGTGGCCGAGACGGCCGACGAGGACGCCGAACAACGCCGCGCCTACGGCTCCGTCCCCAGAATGCTGGCCGAACTGGGCGTGCTGGACGGAAGGGTGCTGGCCGCCCACGGAGTGCACCTGGACGAGGAGGACGTCCGCGTCCTGGCCGCGAGCGGTGCCGGTGTGGCGCACTGTCCCGGTTCCAACGCGAAGCTGGCCTCCGGGACGGCCGGACTCACCGAACTGCTCGAAGCGGGGGTTCCGGTGGGGCTCGGTACCGACGGACCGTCCAGCAACGACGACCTCGACCTGTGGGAGGAGATCCAACTCGCGGGGATGTTCGCCAGGTTGCGCACGGGAGACGCGACCGCGCTCGGTTCGGCTGCCGCACTGCTGGCCGCGACGCGCGGTGGGGCCCGAGCCCTGCACCGGGACGACATCGGCACGCTGGAGAGCGGGCGCTGGGCCGATGTGGTGCACGTGGACACGGACAATCCGGCCTTCGTGTGCGGTGTGGACACCACGGACGAGCGGATTCTGTCCAATCTCGTCTGGGCGGCGGGAGCGGAGTGCGTCCGCGACGTGTGGGTGGCGGGCGAGTCGGTGCTCCGGGGCGGGGAACCCACCGCCGTCGAACGGGCCGAGGTGCAGGAGGCCGCGCGATCGTCCGCCAAACGGATCGAAGGCTGA
- a CDS encoding response regulator, whose amino-acid sequence MIRVLIADDQEMVRAGFRMILDGEEDIEVVGDVGNGDDALRLARELRPDVCLMDIRMPGTDGLEATRRLAGSGVSDPVRVVVVTTFDLDEYVASALANGASGFLLKDAGPALLVEAVHAAERGDAMVSPQITVRLLKHFNGGASSPGGERESDRPSEELTERERDVVREVANGLTNTEVSGRLYMSLSTVKSHLAAVQGKIGARNRVETAAWAWRTGLMAE is encoded by the coding sequence ATGATTCGGGTCCTGATAGCCGATGACCAGGAAATGGTACGTGCCGGTTTCCGGATGATCCTGGACGGCGAGGAGGACATCGAGGTCGTCGGCGACGTCGGCAACGGCGACGATGCCCTCCGGCTCGCGCGGGAGCTACGTCCGGACGTCTGTCTGATGGACATCCGGATGCCCGGGACCGACGGGTTGGAAGCCACCCGCAGGCTGGCCGGATCGGGGGTGAGCGATCCGGTGCGGGTCGTCGTCGTCACGACCTTCGACCTCGACGAGTACGTCGCCAGCGCGCTCGCCAACGGAGCCAGTGGTTTCCTGCTCAAGGACGCGGGGCCCGCGCTGCTGGTCGAGGCCGTTCACGCGGCGGAACGCGGTGACGCGATGGTCTCGCCCCAGATCACCGTCCGGTTGTTGAAACACTTCAACGGAGGGGCCTCCTCTCCAGGGGGAGAGCGCGAGTCGGACCGGCCGAGCGAGGAGCTCACCGAGCGGGAGCGGGACGTGGTTCGCGAAGTCGCCAACGGACTGACCAACACCGAGGTGAGCGGGCGGTTGTACATGTCGCTGTCCACGGTGAAGTCCCATCTGGCCGCGGTGCAGGGAAAGATCGGTGCGCGCAATCGCGTCGAAACCGCTGCCTGGGCCTGGCGGACCGGTTTGATGGCCGAGTGA
- a CDS encoding sensor histidine kinase: MRYQTDSDIADSRTWRERLPEYPRRYADAVRSQWIFAALLAITWCGEVLLVVARGGAVWAGLAVPTVLVLLALAAPRRPVFCGVLGAGFLVLATALTRFVGVEPGPDILRGVSFTENFAGMLLVLHAFRTLSRTKAVSVTASLVAACLLAVFARSPHGMPSGVSFASVVELSLPRVIEVGGLQLVLAVGTGLYLRGNRRPTTQHPTAVLLRKHWPVIAVLSVLLFYQLLNSGFGVQLFDRMVLFTSSAIMAVLAVFAPLRPLQAALFGAVNLFLTVGTTVLFRIEGSTYLLGAIPLGTVASGMLLVAFAVRLRPPREATVATAALVSAAVAGVFLMPRNPPGYGAMSPTALFQPLFLGAVLLVLAVGTGMYFRARDEERARGVSAAVADAQHAERMALARELHDVVAHHVTGIVVQAQAGFTVAERNPQAARESLERISASGTEALTAMRRLVGSMRDAESSASGEIASTDLRADLRELVERDGTGDTGVEKRLDVELGTEVPQEVARSALRLVQESITNSEKHGRDVSVVDVTVHTVIRELLVRVEDDGSSGGGSPAGGSGGYGLVGMRERIELLGGTLSAGPAPRGGWQVEARLPLTESEAGRGRA; this comes from the coding sequence GTGCGTTACCAGACGGATTCCGACATCGCGGACTCGCGTACTTGGCGGGAGCGCCTTCCGGAGTACCCGCGTCGTTACGCGGACGCCGTCCGCAGTCAGTGGATCTTCGCCGCGCTGCTGGCGATCACCTGGTGCGGCGAGGTGCTGCTCGTCGTCGCGCGGGGCGGCGCGGTCTGGGCCGGACTCGCCGTTCCCACGGTGCTGGTGCTGCTCGCACTGGCCGCCCCGCGTCGCCCCGTGTTCTGCGGGGTGCTCGGTGCGGGCTTTCTGGTGCTGGCCACCGCGCTGACCAGGTTCGTGGGCGTCGAACCCGGTCCGGACATTCTGCGCGGGGTCTCGTTCACCGAGAACTTCGCGGGGATGCTGCTCGTGCTCCACGCCTTCCGAACGCTGTCCAGGACCAAGGCCGTCTCGGTGACCGCGTCCCTGGTCGCCGCGTGTCTGCTCGCCGTTTTCGCTCGTTCACCCCACGGAATGCCCTCCGGGGTCTCGTTCGCCAGCGTGGTCGAGCTCTCGCTGCCCCGCGTGATCGAGGTCGGCGGGCTGCAGCTGGTGCTCGCGGTGGGGACGGGGCTCTACCTGCGCGGAAACCGACGACCGACCACGCAGCACCCGACGGCGGTTCTGCTGCGCAAGCACTGGCCGGTGATCGCCGTGCTGTCCGTGCTGCTGTTCTACCAGCTGCTCAACAGCGGATTCGGTGTGCAGCTCTTCGACAGGATGGTCTTGTTCACGAGCAGTGCGATCATGGCCGTGCTGGCCGTGTTCGCCCCGTTGCGACCGTTGCAGGCGGCCCTGTTCGGCGCTGTCAACCTGTTCCTCACCGTGGGCACGACCGTGCTGTTCAGGATCGAGGGCTCGACTTACCTTCTCGGCGCCATTCCGCTGGGCACCGTCGCCTCCGGGATGCTGCTGGTCGCCTTCGCGGTGCGCCTCCGACCACCGCGGGAGGCGACCGTGGCCACGGCGGCGCTGGTTTCGGCGGCCGTCGCGGGCGTGTTCCTCATGCCGCGGAATCCGCCCGGGTACGGCGCCATGTCTCCGACGGCGCTGTTCCAGCCGCTGTTCCTGGGGGCCGTGCTGCTGGTGCTCGCGGTGGGCACGGGGATGTACTTCCGCGCCCGTGACGAGGAGCGGGCCCGGGGAGTGAGCGCTGCCGTGGCCGACGCGCAGCACGCCGAACGGATGGCGCTGGCCCGCGAACTGCACGACGTGGTCGCGCACCACGTCACCGGAATCGTGGTGCAGGCCCAGGCCGGGTTCACGGTCGCCGAGCGGAATCCGCAGGCGGCACGCGAGTCGTTGGAACGGATCTCGGCCAGCGGTACCGAGGCGCTCACCGCGATGCGGCGGTTGGTGGGCAGCATGCGCGATGCCGAATCGTCGGCCTCCGGGGAGATCGCGAGCACCGACCTGCGGGCGGACCTGCGCGAGTTGGTCGAACGCGACGGCACGGGGGACACGGGAGTCGAGAAGCGGCTCGACGTGGAGCTGGGGACCGAGGTTCCGCAGGAAGTGGCGCGCTCGGCTCTTCGACTGGTGCAGGAGTCGATCACCAACTCCGAGAAGCACGGCCGCGACGTGTCGGTGGTCGACGTCACCGTGCACACCGTCATCCGGGAGCTGCTTGTCCGGGTGGAGGACGACGGTTCGTCCGGTGGTGGGAGTCCAGCGGGGGGATCCGGGGGATACGGTCTCGTTGGCATGCGGGAACGAATCGAGCTGCTCGGCGGCACGTTGTCCGCGGGGCCCGCTCCGCGGGGCGGTTGGCAGGTCGAGGCCCGGCTGCCGTTGACCGAGTCGGAAGCGGGGAGAGGACGGGCATGA
- the trmB gene encoding tRNA (guanosine(46)-N7)-methyltransferase TrmB: MSASDQQVPQRRTVVSYVRRGERMTAGQQRAWDRYWEEFGCYVSELPEGSLDTTGWFDRSAPLVLEIGSGMGETTAELAAARPDLDHLAVEVYKPGLAQLLLRAEKMGIDNLRLLRGDATVLLREHMSPGSLAEARIFFPDPWPKKRHHKRRLVQPEFVELVASRLREGGVLHLATDWQDYAEQMMEVCTARPELRNGYADHPGGWAPRPEWRPVTKFEERAHAEGRAVHDLIFERR, from the coding sequence GTGAGTGCTTCCGACCAGCAGGTTCCCCAGCGGCGTACGGTTGTCAGCTACGTGCGGCGCGGTGAGCGGATGACAGCCGGGCAACAACGTGCCTGGGACCGGTATTGGGAGGAGTTCGGCTGCTACGTCTCCGAGCTTCCCGAGGGGTCACTGGACACGACCGGTTGGTTCGACCGCTCCGCGCCGCTGGTTCTGGAGATCGGCTCCGGCATGGGGGAGACGACAGCGGAACTGGCCGCGGCCCGGCCGGATCTCGACCACCTGGCGGTCGAGGTGTACAAACCGGGCTTGGCGCAGCTGCTCCTGCGTGCCGAGAAAATGGGAATCGACAACCTCCGCCTGCTGCGCGGTGACGCGACCGTGTTGCTGCGCGAGCACATGTCTCCGGGGTCACTGGCGGAGGCGCGGATCTTCTTCCCCGATCCCTGGCCCAAGAAGCGTCACCACAAACGTCGACTGGTGCAGCCCGAGTTCGTCGAGCTGGTGGCCTCGAGGCTCCGGGAAGGGGGGGTGTTGCACCTGGCGACCGACTGGCAGGACTACGCCGAACAGATGATGGAGGTCTGCACCGCCCGGCCCGAACTGCGCAACGGTTACGCCGATCATCCCGGTGGTTGGGCGCCACGTCCGGAGTGGCGACCGGTCACCAAGTTCGAGGAACGTGCTCATGCCGAGGGGCGAGCGGTGCACGATCTGATATTCGAACGTCGCTGA
- a CDS encoding ABC transporter permease, with product MTLISVERMKLFSTRSPWWCIVTALVLTIGFAAMFASQIQETAPMSVGMTQQGAQFGLIVIMVMATLAVTTEYRFGTIRATFQAMPNRVAVMLAKTSVVAVLAFLIGELAAFGSWAAGWLLTSDQALVLDTAAEWRQVAGVGLVFAGAAILALSVGALVRQTAGAVTLIMIWVLLAESLIQLLPTIGEDIYEWLPFAAAFRFMRGGGDSMMSQPVSEMPIGPWASLVYFLAIALVMLVVALVTVRKRDA from the coding sequence ATGACATTGATCTCAGTCGAACGTATGAAGCTCTTCTCCACCCGGTCCCCGTGGTGGTGCATCGTCACGGCGCTGGTGCTGACCATCGGGTTCGCCGCGATGTTCGCCTCCCAGATCCAGGAAACGGCGCCGATGAGCGTCGGGATGACCCAGCAGGGGGCCCAGTTCGGTCTCATCGTGATCATGGTGATGGCGACGCTGGCCGTGACCACCGAGTACCGGTTCGGAACCATCCGGGCAACCTTCCAGGCGATGCCCAACCGGGTGGCCGTCATGCTGGCCAAGACCTCCGTGGTCGCGGTGCTGGCCTTCCTGATCGGAGAGCTGGCCGCCTTCGGCTCGTGGGCCGCGGGTTGGCTGCTCACCTCGGACCAGGCTCTGGTGCTGGACACGGCGGCCGAGTGGCGGCAGGTCGCCGGAGTGGGGTTGGTTTTCGCGGGGGCCGCGATCCTCGCCCTTTCCGTCGGTGCGTTGGTACGCCAGACGGCCGGTGCGGTGACGCTGATCATGATCTGGGTGCTGCTGGCCGAGTCGTTGATCCAGTTGCTGCCCACCATCGGGGAGGACATCTACGAGTGGTTGCCGTTCGCCGCGGCCTTCAGGTTCATGCGCGGAGGAGGGGACTCCATGATGAGCCAGCCCGTCTCCGAGATGCCGATCGGACCGTGGGCCTCGCTGGTCTACTTCCTCGCCATCGCGCTGGTGATGCTCGTGGTGGCATTGGTCACGGTCCGCAAGCGTGACGCGTGA